From the genome of Miscanthus floridulus cultivar M001 chromosome 10, ASM1932011v1, whole genome shotgun sequence, one region includes:
- the LOC136490078 gene encoding uncharacterized protein has product MDSFQHKSKDDEKHSRLQGMEADTTGKKEHEHGKEMSEQHSSQVHTHDQGNKHGHSHGHGHGHREEHVGGGRERADPAEYLDMGGMTPGAFLEIRYRAATGRPYDRVERLISSEQMAKQQSEEEAEAGREENKGVIYEF; this is encoded by the exons ATGGACTCGTTCCAACACAAGAGTAAGGACGACGAGAAGCATAGTCGTCTTCAAGGCATGGAGGCGGACACCACCGGCAAGAAGGAGCACGAGCACGGCAAGGAGATGAGCGAGCAGCACAGCAGCCAAGTCCACACCCACGACCAGGGCAACAAGCACGGCCacagccacggccacggccacggccacaggGAGGAGCACGTCGGCGGCGGGAGGGAGCGTGCAGACCCGGCGGAATACCTCGACATGGGTGGCATGACTCCAGGGGCCTTTCTC GAAATCAGGTACAGGGCCGCGACCGGGAGACCGTACGACAGAGTGGAACGGTTAATCAGCTCGGAGCAGATGGCCAAGCAGCAGAGCGAGGAGGAAGCCGAAGCCGGCAGGGAGGAGAACAAGGGCGTCATCTACGAGTTCTGA
- the LOC136484829 gene encoding pentatricopeptide repeat-containing protein At3g12770-like — MERLNRSLMICQDKFEAAKLQKMKTDATQELESCVNRSIDDSIRVLPYVVEQIKSTLVHRYTRLITASSASSPVSLRALLPIHARTIVLGVSANLALATSLLAGVAPASLAYACRVFDAAPVRDAYMWNTLLRAHDHSQSSHTADTLALYKWMRAAGVVLDHYTYPIVLPACAAAREPWLRRAAHGDAVRFALAGDGFVRSALIAMYFQEGEVADAELVFAESNGSSRTVVSWTAMVAGYVQNY; from the exons ATG GAACGGTTGAACCGGTCATTGATGATCTGTCAAGACAAGTTTGAAGCAGCCAAGCTCCAGAAGATGAAAACAGATGCAACTCAGGAACTGGAATCCTGTGTCAACAGATCTATTGATGACAGCATCAGGGTCCTCCCCTATGTGGTGGAGCAGATCAAATCCACCCTCGTCCACCGCTACACTCGCCTCATCACTGCTTCCTCCGCCTCCTCCCCAGTCTCCCTGCGCGCCCTCCTCCCCATCCATGCCCGCACCATCGTCCTCGGTGTATCCGCCAACCTGGCCTTAGCCACCAGCCTCCTCGCCGGCGTGGCGCCTGCCTCCCTCGCCTATGCATGCAGGGTGTTCGACGCCGCGCCTGTACGCGATGCCTACATGTGGAACACCCTCCTTCGCGCGCACGACCACTCCCAGTCGTCGCACACCGCTGACACCCTCGCCCTCTACAAGTGGATGCGTGCTGCGGGCGTCGTGCTAGACCATTACACCTACCCAATTGTGCTCCCGGCTTGTGCGGCCGCGCGTGAGCCGTGGCTCAGACGGGCTGCGCATGGTGATGCGGTGCGGTTCGCGCTCGCTGGGGACGGGTTTGTGCGCAGCGCTCTCATCGCGATGTACTTCCAGGAAGGGGAGGTGGCAGACGCTGAGCTGGTTTTTGCGGAGAGCAATGGCTCGTCCCGGACGGTCGTGTCGTGGACTGCCATGGTTGCTGGCTACGTGCAAAACTACTAG